CGGTATGCTCAGCCCTGGCTGCCGTAACGCGCGCGATAGTCCAGCAACCGCGCGTGCTCCGACGAGAGTGACGCGCTTTGGGTGGCGAACGCAAGCAGGTCGTCCAGCGTTGCCACGGCGATCACCGGCACCGCGTGTGCGGTGGCCACCGCCTGGGCCGCGGACTGCCGCGGCGTTGCGTGTTCGTCGACGACCTCCTGGCGGTCGAGCGCGATGACGATGCCGGCGACCGTGCCGCCGGCGGCCGCGATCAGCCCCAGCGCCTCGCGGATCGCGGTGCCTGCAGTGATCACGTCGTCGACGATCAGCACCCGGCGTCCGTCCAGCGGTGCACCGATCAGGGTGCCGCCCTCGCCATGCGCCTTGGCTTCCTTCCGGTTGAAGGCCACCGGCAGGTCGCGACCGCGCGTGGCGTACTCGCAGGCCAGCGCGGTGGCCAGCGGGATGCCCTTGTAGGCGGGGCCGAACAGCAGGTCGAAGCCAACGCCGGCGGCGTCGATCGCGTCGGCGTAGCAGTCGGCGAGCCCGGCCAGCGCGGTGCCGGAATCGAATCGTCCGGCATTGAAGAAGTACGGGCTGTTGCGGCCGGACTTCAGCACGAAGTCGCCGAAGCGCAGCGCCTGGACATCGAGCGCCAGGCGGAGGAAGCGGGTGCGGTGGTCGGTCATGGCGCGCATTCTCCCACGGCGCGCTGGCCGGTCGATGCGCCGGGCAATCCGGTAGGCTAGCCGGCGACGTCCGTGGGGCCGCCAACACCGCATGAGAATCATCAGTTTCAACGCAAACGGCATCCGTTCCGCTGCCAGCAAGGGTTTCTTCGACTGGTTCGCGCTGCAGGACGCCGACATCCTCTGCGTGCAGGAAACCAAGGCGCAGGAGCACCAGCTCGCCGGCGAACAGTTCCGGCCACCCGGCTACCACGTGGCGTTCCGCGATGCGCAGACGAAGAAGGGCTACAGCGGGGTGGCGATCTACAGCCGCCGCGAACCCGACGAGCTGCGCGCGTCGCTGGGCTGGGCGCCCTTCGACGACGAGGGCCGCTATCTCGAGGCGCGCTTCGGCAACCTCAGCGTGGTGTCGCTCTACATCCCGTCGGGCTCGTCGGGCGAACTGCGCCAGGGCTTCAAGTTCGAGGTGATGGAGTGGCTGAAACCCATCCTCGACGAATGGCTGGCCAGCGGGCGCGACTACGTGCTGTGCGGTGACTGGAACATCGTGCGCGCGAAAAACGACATCAGGAACTGGACCGGCAACCAGAAGAATTCCGGCTGCACGCCGCCCGAGCGCGCGTGGCTCAATGGCCTGGTCGCCGATGCGTGCGGCGATGGTTCGCCGCAGCCTGCGCAGGGCTGGGTCGACACCTTCCGCGCGCTCAAGCCCGACGAGGTGGAATACACCTGGTGGAGCAACCGCGGCGCCGCGCGCGCCAACAACGTCGGCTGGCGGA
This portion of the Luteimonas yindakuii genome encodes:
- the pyrE gene encoding orotate phosphoribosyltransferase, with amino-acid sequence MTDHRTRFLRLALDVQALRFGDFVLKSGRNSPYFFNAGRFDSGTALAGLADCYADAIDAAGVGFDLLFGPAYKGIPLATALACEYATRGRDLPVAFNRKEAKAHGEGGTLIGAPLDGRRVLIVDDVITAGTAIREALGLIAAAGGTVAGIVIALDRQEVVDEHATPRQSAAQAVATAHAVPVIAVATLDDLLAFATQSASLSSEHARLLDYRARYGSQG
- a CDS encoding exodeoxyribonuclease III; the protein is MRIISFNANGIRSAASKGFFDWFALQDADILCVQETKAQEHQLAGEQFRPPGYHVAFRDAQTKKGYSGVAIYSRREPDELRASLGWAPFDDEGRYLEARFGNLSVVSLYIPSGSSGELRQGFKFEVMEWLKPILDEWLASGRDYVLCGDWNIVRAKNDIRNWTGNQKNSGCTPPERAWLNGLVADACGDGSPQPAQGWVDTFRALKPDEVEYTWWSNRGAARANNVGWRIDYQFCTPSLRERLSGCSILREPRFSDHAPYTVDYRA